The following proteins are encoded in a genomic region of Coffea eugenioides isolate CCC68of chromosome 6, Ceug_1.0, whole genome shotgun sequence:
- the LOC113776251 gene encoding PHD finger protein ING2-like, with protein MAIARTGVFVDDYLEYANTLPAELQRLLNTIRELDERSQAMINQASQQTKLCLGMASHRNHDSYRDQDNDEAFEKMKKEIEATQENTLSLCTEKVLLARQAHDLIDSHIKRLDEDLNNFAEDLKQEGKLAADEPAILPTLPLVPKNEKRKPIYGTPQSKKLDYRDRDWDRERDRDFELMPPPGSGNKKDFTAPVDVDQPIDPNEPTYCVCNQVSFGDMIACDNENCQGGEWFHYSCVGLTPETRFRGKWYCPTCRQLPH; from the exons ATGGCGATTGCAAGAACAGGAGTCTTCGTCGATGATTATTTAGAGT ATGCAAACACTTTGCCTGCTGAACTTCAGAGGCTACTCAATACCATTAGAGAACTCGACGAGCGTTCCCAAG CGATGATAAATCAGGCAAGTCAGCAAACGAAGTTGTGTCTAGGAATGGCATCGCATAGGAATCATGATAGTTACCGTGATCAAGATAATGATGAGGCATTcgagaaaatgaaaaaggagaTTGAGGCCACTCAAGAAAACACCTTAAGCCTGTGTACTGAGAAGGTTTTATTGGCCAGACAAGCGCATGATCTT ATAGACAGCCACATAAAACGTCTTGATGAGGATCTGAACAACTTTGCTGAAGATCTTAAGCAAG AGGGAAAATTAGCAGCAGATGAGCCAGCTATTCTTCCAACGTTACCGTTGGTCCCTAAAAACGAAAAGCGTAAACCAATTTATGGAACACCTCAGTCTAAGAAGCTTGATTACAGGGACAGAGATTGGGACCGGGAGCGTGATAGAGACTTTGAACTGATGCCTCCTCCTGGGAGTGGTAATAAAAAGGATTTTACTGCACCTGTTGATGTTGATCAGCCAATTGATCCTAATGAGCCTACCTACTGTGTCTGCAATCAG GTGTCATTCGGGGATATGATTGCTTGCGACAATGAAAAT TGCCAAGGCGGTGAATGGTTCCATTACTCTTGTGTTGGTTTGACACCAGAGACAAGATTCAGAGGAAAGTGGTATTGTCCCACCTGCAGACAATTGCCACACTAA